The following are encoded in a window of Cydia strobilella chromosome 1, ilCydStro3.1, whole genome shotgun sequence genomic DNA:
- the LOC134748586 gene encoding actin-interacting protein 1: MSYSNKYVFAALPRTQRGTPLVLGGDPKGKKILYTNGNSVIIRDIEDPAIADVYTEHSCQVNVAKYSPSGFYIASGDASGKIRIWDTVNKEHILKNEFQPIGGPIKDIAWSADSQRMVAVGEGRERFGHVFMAETGTSVGEISGQSKPINSVDFRPARPFRIVTASEDNTLAVFEGPPFKFKCTKQEHSRFAQAVRYSPDGSLFASAGFDGKIFLFDGATSELKGEFGSPAHKGGVYGIAWSPDGKQLLSCSGDKTCAVWDVDTMERSILFNMGNAVENQQVSCHWQGKHLITVSLSGDISYLDPENPDKPLRVLTGHNKPITCLALHPDKHTVYTASHDGNVTAWNVATGEGQHIQGQGHGNQINGMRAGKDGSLLTCGIDDSLRRAVPTAEGSVPTYTATAVTLGAQPRGVDHILDDDTTIIATVKELCVVIGGSKQSAIPLDFEPTCVAIDPKSRHVAVGGADNKVHLYTLDVRTLTPGVLLEHLGPVTDVRFSPDSAYLVASDANRKVILYSTEEYKPAHNKEWGFHTARVNCVAFSPDSKRVASGSLDTNIIVWSVENPGKHIIIKNAHPQSQITGVAWLDDETIVSVGQDANTRVWTVPKP; this comes from the exons ATGTCGTATTCAAATA AATACGTTTTCGCGGCTCTGCCGAGGACGCAGCGCGGTACACCGCTTGTTTTGGGCGGTGATCCGAAgggaaaaaaaatcctttacacGAACGGAAATTCAGTTATCATCCGCGATATTGAGGACCCGGCGATCGCCGATGTGTACACGGAGCACTCCTGCCAGGTTAACGTGGCCAAATATTCACCGAGCGGCTTCTACATCGCTTCAGGAG ACGCCTCAGGCAAAATCCGCATCTGGGACACTGTGAACAAGGAGCACATCCTCAAAAATGAGTTCCAACCAATTGGCGGGCCCATCAAGGATATCGCATGGAGTGCTGACAGCCAGCGAATGGTCGCTGTCGGTGAAGGCAGAGAGAG attcgGCCACGTGTTCATGGCCGAGACAGGCACGTCCGTCGGCGAGATCAGCGGCCAGTCCAAGCCCATCAACTCGGTGGACTTCCGTCCCGCGCGTCCGTTCCGGATCGTCACGGCTTCCGAGGACAACACGCTGGCCGTGTTCGAGGGGCCGCCATTCAAGTTCAAGTGCACTAAACAA gaGCACTCCCGCTTCGCGCAGGCGGTCCGCTATAGCCCTGATGGTAGTCTGTTCGCGTCGGCCGGCTTCGATGGCAAGATCTTCCTGTTCGATGGCGCCACTTCTGAACTTAAAGGAGAG TTTGGCTCTCCCGCCCACAAAGGCGGAGTATACGGCATCGCGTGGTCCCCCGACGGCAAGCAGCTGCTCTCCTGCTCCGGGGACAAGACCTGCGCCGTGTGGGACGTCGACACCATGGAGAGGAGCATACTCTTCAACATGGGGAACGCTGTGGAGAACCAGCAG GTATCATGCCACTGGCAAGGCAAACACCTGATCACCGTCTCCCTGTCCGGAGACATCAGCTACCTCGACCCGGAGAACCCGGACAAGCCTCTCCGGGTCCTCACCGGCCATAACAAGCCCATCACCTGTCTGGCTTTGCATCCGGACAAGCACACTGTTTATACTGCTAGTCATGACGGCAATGTCACTGCTTGGAATGTTGCTACTG GTGAAGGACAACACATCCAAGGTCAAGGTCACGGAAACCAGATCAATGGAATGCGTGCTGGCAAGGATGGTTCCCTGCTCACCTGCGGCATCGACGACTCGCTGCGACGCGCCGTGCCTACAGCTGAAG GCTCCGTGCCCACGTATACCGCGACGGCCGTGACGCTGGGCGCACAGCCGCGCGGCGTGGACCACATCCTCGACGACGACACCACCATCATCGCCACCGTCAAGGAG CTGTGTGTGGTGATCGGCGGCAGCAAGCAGTCGGCGATCCCTCTGGACTTCGAGCCCACCTGCGTCGCCATCGACCCCAAGAGCCGACACGTGGCTGTAGGAG GAGCGGACAACAAAGTCCACCTGTACACCCTGGACGTGCGCACGCTGACCCCCGGGGTCCTGCTGGAGCACCTCGGGCCGGTCACCGACGTGCGCTTCAGCCCCGACTCGGCCTATCTAGTCGCCAGCGACGCTAATAGGAAAGTCATCCTGTATAGCACTGAGGAATACAAG CCGGCGCACAACAAGGAGTGGGGCTTCCACACGGCGCGCGTCAACTGCGTCGCCTTCAGTCCGGACTCCAAGCGCGTCGCGTCCGGCTCGCTCGACACCAATATCATTGTGTGGAGCGTAGAAAACCCCGGCAAGCACATCATTATCAAAA ATGCGCACCCACAGAGCCAGATCACCGGCGTCGCGTGGCTGGACGACGAGACCATCGTGTCCGTGGGACAGGACGCCAACACGCGCGTCTGGACCGTGCCTAAACCATAA